A genomic region of Streptomyces rimosus contains the following coding sequences:
- a CDS encoding Lrp/AsnC family transcriptional regulator: MEELDRQIVELLVKDGRMSYTDLGKATGLSTSAVHQRVRRLEQRGVIRGYAAIVDPEAVGLPLTAFISVKPFDPSAPDDIADRLAEVPELEACHSVAGDENYILKVRVATPLELEHLLTRIRTLAGVSTRTTVVLSTPYEARPPRI; encoded by the coding sequence GTGGAGGAGCTGGACCGACAAATCGTGGAGCTGCTCGTCAAGGACGGGCGGATGAGCTACACCGACCTGGGCAAGGCCACCGGCCTGTCGACCTCGGCGGTGCACCAGCGGGTGCGCCGCCTGGAACAGCGCGGTGTGATCCGCGGCTATGCCGCGATCGTGGACCCGGAGGCGGTGGGGCTGCCGCTCACCGCTTTCATCTCGGTGAAACCCTTCGACCCCAGCGCTCCGGACGACATCGCCGACCGCCTGGCCGAGGTGCCCGAGCTGGAGGCGTGCCACAGCGTGGCGGGCGACGAGAACTACATCCTCAAAGTGCGGGTGGCCACACCTTTGGAGCTGGAGCACCTGCTGACCCGCATCCGCACCCTGGCCGGGGTTTCCACGCGCACCACGGTGGTGCTGTCCACGCCGTACGAGGCCCGGCCGCCCCGTATCTGA
- a CDS encoding phosphotransferase family protein: protein MSSTPRPRTTTRDPGEVTRRLSAWLSTRLPGARAVAATVPASNGMSSETLLFDIDHPRPPVRSCALRLAADPAAYTVFPTYDMARQYRTMRLVAEHTDVPVPRTLWLEEDPEPLGAPFFVMERVEGRVPPDVMPYTYEGSWLHTATDAERTALEADTVSVLARIHDQVPAKETQFLALPGHGSALRRHVAAQRAYYAWVVAGREPSPLIERGFAWLADHWPAEADGPGDAVLTWGDARIGNIVYDGFRTAAVLDWEMAAPGPRELDLGWMIYLHRFFQDLAVSGGQRGLPGLLRRDRVEERYARLTGHTPRAMDFHTLYAALRHAIVMLRVAYRQVHFGEMPAPADPDALIMHRAALEAMIEGRYW from the coding sequence ATGAGCAGCACACCCCGGCCCCGCACCACCACCCGCGACCCCGGGGAAGTCACCCGGCGTCTGTCCGCCTGGCTGAGCACCCGCCTGCCCGGCGCGCGGGCGGTCGCCGCGACCGTCCCCGCCTCCAACGGCATGTCCAGCGAAACCCTGCTCTTCGACATCGACCACCCCCGTCCGCCCGTCCGCTCCTGCGCGCTGCGCCTCGCCGCCGACCCCGCCGCTTACACGGTATTCCCCACCTATGACATGGCCCGGCAGTACCGCACGATGCGCCTGGTCGCCGAGCACACGGACGTGCCGGTGCCGCGCACCCTCTGGCTCGAAGAGGACCCGGAGCCGCTGGGCGCGCCGTTCTTCGTGATGGAGCGCGTGGAGGGCCGCGTGCCGCCGGACGTCATGCCGTACACGTACGAAGGGAGCTGGCTGCACACCGCCACTGACGCGGAGCGCACCGCACTGGAAGCGGACACGGTCTCGGTCCTCGCCCGGATCCATGACCAAGTGCCCGCAAAGGAGACACAGTTCCTCGCCCTGCCCGGCCACGGGAGTGCGCTGCGGCGACATGTGGCGGCCCAACGCGCGTACTACGCCTGGGTCGTCGCGGGGCGCGAGCCGTCACCGCTGATCGAGCGCGGCTTCGCCTGGCTGGCGGATCATTGGCCAGCGGAGGCCGACGGCCCGGGCGACGCCGTGCTGACCTGGGGCGACGCCCGCATCGGCAACATCGTCTACGACGGGTTCAGGACCGCGGCCGTACTGGACTGGGAAATGGCGGCCCCCGGTCCGCGTGAACTCGACCTCGGCTGGATGATCTACCTGCACCGGTTCTTCCAGGACCTGGCGGTGAGCGGCGGGCAGCGGGGGCTGCCCGGCCTCCTGCGCCGCGACCGCGTCGAGGAGCGCTACGCCCGGCTCACCGGCCACACCCCGCGCGCCATGGACTTCCACACCCTCTACGCGGCCCTGCGGCACGCGATCGTCATGCTGCGCGTGGCCTACCGGCAGGTCCACTTCGGCGAGATGCCCGCGCCGGCCGACCCGGACGCACTGATCATGCACCGGGCCGCGCTGGAGGCGATGATCGAAGGCCGCTACTGGTGA
- a CDS encoding pyridoxal-phosphate dependent enzyme yields MTTASSVPDPSGLHCLRCGLEVRGFAGCPRCAADGIGANAMPPLADLDGLELAGYPGGPWGWPETLPVSGSPVTLGEGGTPNIRLRTDPAALGDGRAPECGSELWVKYEGGNPTGSHKDRAMAVGVAAAVETGADTVCAASSGNAGAAAAAYAGRAGLRCVVFTTESVPSALAAQIDLLGAEQVRCAGGFPERNAAMAQAVAEHGWYPLTSYSSPSPGGNPYANEGYKSVAYELARDFAGRRIGAVVVPTSRADLLAGIERGFRELAAAGLVSAAPRMIAAEPAGAAPFTAALRHADRAAQERTRVESHPTAAFSLGENSPCWQGLDALWRSGGTAVAVAEKEFLAEQHRLAQQGLLLEASSAVAVSVARRMLRERPEPVVAIGTATGMKGLGPAE; encoded by the coding sequence ATGACGACGGCAAGCTCCGTACCGGACCCGAGCGGCCTGCACTGCCTGCGCTGCGGCCTGGAGGTCAGGGGCTTCGCCGGCTGCCCCCGGTGCGCGGCCGACGGGATCGGCGCCAACGCGATGCCGCCGCTCGCCGACCTGGACGGCCTGGAGCTGGCCGGATATCCGGGCGGGCCGTGGGGCTGGCCGGAGACGCTGCCGGTCAGCGGCTCGCCGGTGACGCTCGGCGAGGGCGGCACCCCGAACATACGGCTGCGCACCGACCCGGCCGCGCTCGGTGACGGACGCGCGCCCGAGTGCGGCAGCGAGTTGTGGGTCAAGTACGAGGGCGGCAACCCGACCGGCTCGCACAAGGACCGGGCGATGGCGGTGGGCGTGGCCGCGGCGGTGGAGACCGGCGCCGACACGGTGTGCGCCGCGTCGTCCGGCAACGCGGGCGCCGCGGCGGCCGCCTACGCGGGCCGGGCCGGGCTGCGGTGCGTGGTCTTCACCACCGAGAGCGTGCCGTCGGCGCTGGCCGCGCAGATCGATCTGCTGGGCGCCGAGCAGGTGCGGTGCGCGGGCGGCTTCCCGGAGCGCAACGCCGCGATGGCGCAGGCCGTGGCGGAACACGGCTGGTACCCCCTGACCAGCTACTCCTCGCCGTCACCCGGCGGCAATCCGTATGCCAACGAGGGCTACAAGTCGGTCGCGTACGAGCTGGCGCGGGACTTCGCGGGGCGGCGGATCGGCGCGGTGGTCGTGCCGACCAGCCGCGCGGACCTGCTGGCCGGGATCGAGCGCGGCTTCCGCGAACTGGCGGCGGCCGGCCTGGTGTCCGCGGCGCCGCGGATGATCGCCGCCGAACCCGCGGGGGCGGCTCCCTTCACCGCCGCGCTGCGCCACGCCGACCGCGCGGCCCAGGAGCGCACGCGCGTGGAGAGCCACCCCACCGCCGCCTTCTCGCTCGGCGAGAACAGCCCGTGCTGGCAAGGGCTGGACGCGCTGTGGCGGTCCGGCGGCACGGCCGTCGCCGTGGCGGAGAAGGAGTTCCTGGCCGAACAGCACCGCCTCGCCCAGCAGGGCCTGCTGCTGGAGGCGTCGTCCGCCGTCGCGGTGTCCGTGGCCCGCCGGATGCTGCGCGAGCGGCCGGAGCCGGTCGTGGCGATCGGTACGGCGACGGGCATGAAGGGGCTGGGCCCGGCGGAGTGA
- a CDS encoding acyl-CoA dehydrogenase family protein, with protein sequence MNEYGPRPVDRRLPTEEARDLLTLVRDLVEREIRPTAAEQEEAGRFPRQIFTLLSEAGLLSLPYGEEFGGGAQPYEVYLQVLEELAAARLTVGLGVSVHTLACHATAEFGTKEQRATHLPAMLGGGLLGAYCLSEPSSGSDAASLTTRAVRDGDVWTLNGTKAWITHGGVADFYTVLARTGEQGPRGITAFLVPGDAEGLTAAAPERKMGMKGSPTAQLHFDGVQVPDARRIGEEGQGFAIALSALDSGRLGIAACAIGVAQAALDEALAYTASRQQFGRPIADFQGLRFMIADMATQIEAGRSLYLTAARLRDAGQPFSKEAAMAKLFCTDTAMRVTTDAVQLLGGYGYTLDFPAERYMREAKVLQIVEGTNQIQRMVIARHLVGPESR encoded by the coding sequence ATGAACGAGTACGGCCCCCGGCCGGTGGATCGCAGGCTGCCCACGGAGGAGGCCCGCGACCTGCTGACGCTGGTACGGGACCTTGTCGAGCGTGAGATCAGGCCGACCGCCGCGGAGCAGGAGGAGGCGGGACGTTTCCCCCGGCAGATCTTCACGCTGCTCTCCGAGGCCGGGCTGCTCTCCCTCCCGTACGGCGAGGAGTTCGGCGGCGGTGCGCAGCCCTACGAGGTCTACCTCCAGGTGCTGGAGGAGCTGGCGGCCGCCCGGCTGACCGTGGGCCTCGGCGTCAGCGTGCACACCCTCGCCTGCCACGCCACGGCCGAGTTCGGTACGAAGGAGCAGCGCGCCACGCACCTGCCCGCCATGCTCGGCGGCGGTCTGCTCGGCGCCTACTGCCTCTCGGAGCCTTCCTCCGGTTCCGATGCCGCCTCGCTGACCACCCGCGCGGTCCGCGACGGGGACGTCTGGACGCTGAACGGCACCAAGGCGTGGATCACCCACGGCGGCGTCGCCGACTTCTACACCGTGCTCGCCCGTACGGGAGAGCAGGGCCCCCGCGGCATCACGGCCTTCCTGGTGCCCGGCGACGCGGAAGGCCTGACCGCCGCGGCACCCGAGCGCAAGATGGGCATGAAGGGCTCGCCCACGGCCCAGCTGCACTTCGACGGCGTGCAGGTGCCGGACGCCCGCCGGATCGGGGAGGAGGGCCAGGGCTTCGCCATCGCCCTGTCAGCGCTGGACTCGGGCCGTCTCGGCATCGCCGCCTGTGCGATCGGCGTCGCCCAGGCCGCCCTGGACGAGGCGCTGGCGTACACCGCCTCCCGGCAGCAGTTCGGCCGCCCGATCGCCGACTTCCAGGGCCTGCGCTTCATGATCGCCGACATGGCGACCCAGATAGAGGCGGGCCGCTCGCTGTACCTGACCGCCGCCCGCCTCCGGGACGCCGGCCAGCCGTTCTCCAAGGAGGCGGCGATGGCCAAGCTGTTCTGCACCGACACCGCGATGCGGGTCACCACCGACGCCGTACAGCTCCTCGGCGGCTACGGCTACACCCTCGACTTCCCGGCCGAGCGCTACATGCGCGAGGCCAAGGTCCTCCAGATCGTCGAGGGCACCAACCAGATTCAGCGCATGGTCATCGCGCGCCACCTGGTGGGGCCGGAGTCCCGCTGA
- a CDS encoding glycoside hydrolase family 18 protein, with product MPRPLRTRSPRRMIAATTALCTAALAGTLFAGTAAADPAASAAPTAAAAPAGTQAAAGNKVVGYFTNWGVYDRNYHVKNIQTSGSADKLTHINYAFGNVQGGKCTIGDAYADYDKAYTADQSVDGKADTWDAGALRGNFNQLRKLKKLHPNLKVIWSFGGWTWSGGFAEAAKNPNGFAQSCLDLVQDKRWADVFDGIDIDWEYPNACGLTCDTSGREALTNVLKALRAKFGGKLVTAAIAADASAGGKLDAADYKGASQYVDWYNPMTYDYFGAWDAKGPTAPHSPLTAYNGIPKAGYNTTDTINKLKGMGIPANKLLLGIGFYGRGWQGVTQDAPGGTATGAAPGKYEAGIEDYKLLKTRCPATGKVGGTAYAKCGNQWWSYDTPETIGSKMTYKNQQGLGGTFFWELSGDTANGELIKAIK from the coding sequence ATGCCCAGACCGCTCCGTACGCGATCGCCGCGCCGGATGATCGCCGCCACCACCGCACTGTGTACCGCGGCCCTGGCCGGCACCCTGTTCGCCGGCACAGCCGCCGCGGACCCCGCCGCATCCGCCGCCCCCACGGCCGCGGCCGCCCCCGCCGGCACCCAGGCCGCGGCCGGGAACAAGGTGGTCGGATACTTCACCAACTGGGGCGTCTACGACCGCAATTACCACGTCAAGAACATCCAGACGTCCGGCTCGGCCGACAAACTCACCCACATCAACTACGCCTTCGGCAACGTCCAGGGCGGCAAGTGCACCATCGGCGACGCCTACGCCGACTACGACAAGGCTTACACCGCTGACCAGAGCGTCGACGGCAAGGCCGACACCTGGGACGCGGGCGCGCTGCGCGGCAACTTCAACCAGCTGCGCAAGCTCAAGAAGCTCCACCCGAACCTGAAGGTCATCTGGTCCTTCGGCGGCTGGACCTGGTCCGGCGGCTTCGCCGAGGCCGCCAAGAACCCCAACGGTTTCGCGCAGTCCTGCCTGGACCTCGTCCAGGACAAGCGCTGGGCCGACGTGTTCGACGGCATCGACATCGACTGGGAGTACCCCAACGCCTGCGGTCTGACCTGCGACACCAGCGGCCGCGAAGCGCTCACCAACGTACTGAAGGCGCTGCGCGCCAAGTTCGGCGGCAAGTTGGTGACGGCGGCCATCGCGGCCGACGCCTCGGCCGGCGGGAAACTGGACGCCGCCGACTACAAGGGCGCCTCCCAGTACGTCGACTGGTACAACCCCATGACGTACGACTACTTCGGCGCCTGGGACGCCAAGGGCCCGACCGCCCCGCACTCCCCCTTGACCGCGTACAACGGCATCCCGAAGGCCGGCTACAACACCACCGACACCATCAATAAGCTCAAGGGCATGGGCATCCCCGCCAACAAGCTCCTGCTGGGCATCGGCTTCTACGGCCGCGGCTGGCAGGGCGTGACCCAGGACGCCCCCGGCGGCACCGCGACGGGCGCGGCCCCGGGCAAGTACGAGGCCGGCATCGAGGACTACAAGCTCCTCAAGACCCGCTGCCCGGCAACCGGCAAGGTCGGCGGCACCGCATACGCCAAGTGCGGCAACCAGTGGTGGAGCTATGACACCCCCGAGACCATCGGTTCCAAGATGACGTACAAGAACCAGCAGGGCCTGGGCGGCACGTTCTTCTGGGAGCTGAGCGGCGACACGGCCAATGGGGAGCTGATCAAGGCGATCAAGTAA
- a CDS encoding NADP-dependent oxidoreductase, producing MSKAVRYRRFGGPEVLELQEIPEPHAAPDEIRVRVTAAGLNPMDWQITTQPDMAARFGITLPAGFGSDFAGVVDEVGAEATGFAVGDRVYGAAIGRSVADFVLVKAAAGTLWHTPQGVGDEVAATLPVSGLTAAAALAALGLRTGDTVLIGGAAGGVGVFAVQLAKLAGARVLGTASEGTFGFLRELGAEPVAYGPGLADRVRALAPEGITAATDLFGRDAAETALKLGVAPERITVVADGPAPPPGVRKLGALDAAPGTLERIADAIRSGEITVPIAATFPVERIREAVTTQAERHVHGKIVIAL from the coding sequence ATGAGCAAAGCTGTCCGTTACCGCCGCTTCGGCGGTCCCGAAGTGCTCGAATTGCAGGAGATACCCGAGCCGCACGCCGCACCGGACGAGATCCGCGTCCGGGTCACGGCCGCCGGGCTGAATCCGATGGACTGGCAGATCACCACCCAGCCCGACATGGCGGCGCGGTTCGGCATCACCTTGCCGGCCGGGTTCGGCAGCGACTTCGCCGGAGTGGTGGACGAGGTGGGTGCCGAGGCCACGGGTTTCGCGGTCGGCGACCGGGTGTACGGGGCCGCGATCGGCCGGTCCGTCGCCGACTTCGTGCTGGTCAAGGCAGCCGCGGGAACGCTCTGGCACACCCCGCAGGGTGTCGGCGACGAGGTGGCGGCCACGCTTCCGGTGTCCGGTCTGACGGCCGCCGCCGCGCTCGCCGCGCTCGGGCTCCGCACCGGGGACACCGTCCTGATCGGTGGGGCGGCGGGTGGCGTGGGCGTCTTCGCCGTGCAGCTCGCGAAGCTCGCGGGTGCCCGGGTGCTCGGCACCGCCTCCGAGGGCACGTTCGGATTCCTGCGCGAGCTGGGCGCCGAACCCGTGGCGTACGGCCCCGGCCTGGCGGACCGGGTGCGGGCCCTGGCGCCCGAGGGGATCACCGCCGCAACCGACCTGTTCGGAAGGGACGCGGCCGAGACCGCGCTCAAGCTCGGCGTGGCACCCGAGCGGATCACCGTCGTGGCCGACGGCCCCGCCCCGCCGCCCGGTGTGCGCAAGCTGGGCGCCCTCGACGCGGCCCCGGGCACCCTGGAGCGGATCGCCGACGCGATCCGTTCCGGCGAGATCACGGTGCCGATCGCGGCGACCTTCCCGGTCGAGCGGATTCGCGAAGCCGTGACGACGCAGGCCGAAAGGCACGTGCACGGCAAGATCGTGATCGCACTGTAG
- a CDS encoding TetR/AcrR family transcriptional regulator, translating into MARWQPDAPGRLAAAALDLFEENGYDNTTVIDIAERAGLTKSTFFRHFPDKREVLFGAGTITGLLTEGIASAPAEAGPLDTVAHALDTLGRTFFTADRREYSRRRQAVLNANTELREREALKRIDLTAAMVEALERRGVPISTARVTAQLGALVWEIAYDQWIDATTGEDFGPLARQALAEVRAAEAVC; encoded by the coding sequence ATGGCTCGCTGGCAACCCGACGCACCAGGACGACTCGCCGCCGCCGCCCTCGACCTCTTCGAGGAGAACGGCTACGACAACACGACCGTGATCGACATCGCGGAGCGCGCGGGGCTCACCAAGAGCACGTTCTTCCGGCACTTCCCGGACAAACGTGAGGTGCTCTTCGGCGCGGGCACGATTACCGGCCTGCTCACCGAAGGGATCGCCTCGGCGCCGGCGGAGGCCGGGCCGCTCGACACGGTGGCGCACGCCCTCGACACGCTCGGCCGGACGTTCTTCACCGCCGACCGCCGCGAGTACAGCCGCCGGCGCCAGGCCGTGCTGAACGCCAACACGGAGCTGCGCGAGCGCGAAGCCCTGAAGCGGATCGACCTCACCGCCGCGATGGTCGAGGCCCTCGAACGCCGCGGGGTCCCCATCTCGACCGCGCGCGTGACCGCGCAACTGGGCGCGCTCGTCTGGGAGATCGCCTACGACCAGTGGATCGACGCCACCACCGGCGAGGACTTCGGCCCGCTGGCACGGCAAGCGCTCGCCGAAGTACGCGCGGCCGAAGCCGTGTGCTGA
- a CDS encoding S1 family peptidase, producing the protein MFSLKSSRRTVARAAAVALAGAVGATMMTGSAEAIVNGKDSTQRYPFMVSIPVTGADDPAVKGFCGGSLIDAKWVLTAAHCVDPKLVTLDGTVRIGSAWKKSGGTVRSIARTVSHPGYKNGENVVANRDDLALLRLDRPVAERPVRIADKPGRPGTPTRILGFGTIDDTAPDPTKWVFPHRLQELDTRSAAVSECAPGYAGSTRLCTVSQVPKAMACNGDSGGPQLQRNRKGRWELIGVTSGPGVPGVRCSEGPGLYTSAPAYAGWIRKTMSDSSAL; encoded by the coding sequence GTGTTCAGTCTGAAGTCCTCGCGCCGCACGGTGGCGCGCGCCGCCGCGGTGGCCCTGGCGGGTGCGGTGGGCGCCACCATGATGACCGGCAGCGCCGAAGCCATCGTCAACGGCAAGGATTCCACGCAGCGTTACCCGTTCATGGTGTCGATCCCGGTGACGGGGGCGGATGACCCCGCGGTCAAGGGTTTCTGCGGGGGATCGCTGATCGACGCGAAGTGGGTGCTCACCGCGGCCCACTGCGTGGACCCGAAGCTCGTCACCCTGGACGGCACCGTCCGCATCGGCAGTGCGTGGAAGAAGTCCGGGGGCACGGTCCGCTCCATCGCCAGGACGGTGTCCCACCCGGGCTACAAGAACGGCGAGAACGTCGTTGCCAACCGCGACGACCTCGCTCTGCTCCGCCTGGACCGCCCGGTTGCCGAACGGCCCGTCCGCATTGCCGACAAGCCGGGGCGGCCCGGAACTCCGACCCGGATCCTGGGCTTCGGCACCATCGACGACACGGCCCCCGATCCCACCAAGTGGGTCTTCCCCCACCGTCTGCAAGAGCTCGACACGCGCAGTGCAGCGGTCTCCGAGTGCGCGCCGGGTTACGCGGGCAGCACCCGCCTGTGCACGGTCAGCCAGGTGCCGAAGGCCATGGCGTGCAACGGCGACTCGGGCGGTCCTCAGCTTCAGCGGAACCGGAAGGGACGCTGGGAACTCATCGGCGTCACCTCGGGCCCGGGCGTCCCGGGTGTGCGATGCAGCGAGGGCCCCGGGCTGTACACCAGCGCGCCCGCCTACGCGGGCTGGATCCGCAAGACGATGAGCGACAGCTCCGCCCTCTGA
- a CDS encoding M48 family metalloprotease, whose translation MTTRTDGARAYLWELQAQIADAQGRWGRHANQRRVSALRELVDKLPPGEQPDADTVEALRLQQRWPPCGPEESYHSHYIIHSLADRIEKYLPAPFIRPVLGSLDTGEINAVTLLAPDARTHLVIFESELFTFANLFSKAVAMAMPFEDAGGGRTAFSVHPDKVRRHLKHSPDAILRFADVVRAYLFEGEPSRARPYHAPHPIDVQAAILRDGLELFVLGHEYGHVLLDHLAESQSPRRVPGTADGELTEVTWKWKQEHDADTLGWFLCTKVMTEKYDLAFSHAGTELFFSACEVLERALSLLVEGRSEAHPVSPTHPPIAERRDALRTLLRDERQGESAIVLGTAIQDIVDVLWEPTAPHLLGLLKRGQQPDPRWTANLTTL comes from the coding sequence ATGACAACACGGACGGATGGGGCGCGGGCCTATCTGTGGGAACTCCAGGCGCAGATCGCGGACGCACAAGGACGGTGGGGCAGGCACGCGAACCAGCGTCGCGTGTCCGCCCTGCGCGAGCTCGTCGACAAGTTGCCCCCGGGGGAGCAGCCGGACGCGGATACTGTAGAGGCTTTGCGGCTTCAGCAGCGCTGGCCTCCCTGTGGCCCCGAGGAGTCGTATCACAGCCACTACATCATCCACTCGCTCGCCGACCGGATCGAGAAGTACCTTCCCGCCCCCTTCATTCGCCCGGTGCTCGGATCGCTGGACACCGGCGAGATCAACGCGGTGACACTGCTGGCACCTGACGCGCGCACCCATCTGGTCATCTTCGAGAGTGAACTCTTCACCTTCGCCAACCTGTTCAGCAAAGCCGTGGCCATGGCAATGCCCTTCGAGGACGCCGGAGGCGGGAGGACCGCGTTCTCCGTACACCCCGACAAGGTGCGCCGCCACCTGAAGCATTCCCCGGACGCGATCCTGCGCTTCGCCGATGTCGTCCGCGCGTATCTCTTCGAGGGCGAACCGAGCCGAGCGCGCCCGTATCACGCCCCCCATCCCATCGACGTGCAGGCAGCCATCCTCCGGGACGGGCTGGAGCTGTTCGTCCTCGGCCACGAATACGGACACGTCCTGCTCGACCACCTGGCAGAGAGCCAGAGCCCGCGGCGGGTGCCCGGAACAGCCGACGGGGAGCTCACCGAGGTCACCTGGAAATGGAAGCAGGAGCACGACGCCGACACACTCGGCTGGTTCCTGTGCACGAAGGTGATGACCGAGAAGTACGACCTGGCTTTCTCCCACGCGGGTACGGAACTGTTCTTCTCCGCCTGCGAGGTCCTCGAACGCGCCCTGTCCTTGCTGGTGGAAGGCCGGAGTGAGGCGCACCCTGTCTCCCCGACCCATCCACCCATCGCCGAGCGACGCGATGCCCTCCGCACGCTCCTCCGGGACGAGAGGCAGGGGGAGTCCGCCATCGTCCTCGGCACGGCGATCCAGGACATCGTCGACGTCCTCTGGGAGCCCACCGCTCCGCACCTCCTCGGCCTCCTCAAGCGTGGGCAACAACCCGACCCCCGCTGGACGGCCAACCTCACCACCCTCTAG
- a CDS encoding nitrilase-related carbon-nitrogen hydrolase has translation MENNRAKMVELANQAAGKGAKLIVLPEMATSGYSFFSRAEMSKAAEEVPGKTTDALGAVARQHHAYIAFGMPVYEPDTNRYYNSAVLLGPDGRTRGVYHKRNHLIESSYNASSFEPIPTFDTEYGRMALVICSDMFNSQFPRAAAVQGADILIAPANVGIDTDFVRVRTFENDFSMIVANRWGKGTKGTKPEVFTQNTFTVPSPFPYDFDFGSRSIIMTPDGKVLADVSGQSDQIGYGEVPVRTSRTFPVERKPAMYSLMGQDTLEPYTQKQFHQPDPATFTAAAVDPGPSTAPWQAALDAAAKAVSQAESSGKKLRLIVFPANYFPGSDTAGLAKLTSFATGRGTDLLIHYPATGTEVPKSTLIASTGQSYDYRRTHHKRGEKLPEDRLSDDYLVIDRDYARLALMQDVDMMPPETAQVLARMGVDVVAMNTDWRDPVRSALWKSRTGDYLHIVTANKSGPEGIYLGGYKADPSFTEDEGIVIRDITTGDVRAKPSARFFDPTTILEPCREEAHTC, from the coding sequence GTGGAGAACAACCGCGCCAAGATGGTCGAGTTGGCCAACCAGGCGGCAGGCAAGGGCGCCAAGCTCATCGTGCTGCCGGAGATGGCCACCAGCGGATACTCCTTCTTCAGCCGTGCGGAGATGTCAAAGGCCGCGGAGGAGGTTCCCGGGAAAACGACCGACGCGCTCGGCGCTGTCGCCAGACAGCATCACGCCTACATAGCGTTCGGCATGCCCGTCTACGAGCCGGACACGAACCGGTACTACAACTCGGCCGTGCTCCTCGGCCCGGACGGCAGAACCCGCGGTGTCTATCACAAGCGCAACCACCTGATCGAATCCTCGTACAACGCCTCTTCCTTCGAGCCGATCCCGACCTTCGACACCGAGTACGGCAGGATGGCGCTGGTCATCTGCTCCGACATGTTCAACTCGCAGTTTCCCAGAGCGGCCGCGGTGCAGGGAGCGGACATCCTGATCGCGCCCGCCAACGTCGGGATCGACACCGACTTCGTCCGTGTCCGGACCTTCGAGAACGACTTCTCCATGATTGTCGCGAACCGCTGGGGCAAGGGCACCAAGGGAACCAAACCCGAGGTGTTCACGCAGAACACCTTCACCGTGCCGTCGCCGTTCCCCTACGACTTCGATTTCGGCTCGCGCAGCATCATCATGACGCCTGACGGCAAGGTCCTCGCGGACGTGAGCGGCCAGTCCGATCAGATCGGCTACGGCGAGGTTCCCGTACGCACGTCACGGACCTTCCCGGTGGAGCGCAAACCCGCGATGTACTCCCTGATGGGCCAGGACACCCTGGAGCCGTATACGCAAAAGCAGTTCCACCAGCCCGACCCGGCCACCTTCACCGCCGCCGCTGTCGACCCCGGCCCCAGCACAGCACCCTGGCAGGCAGCCCTCGATGCCGCGGCCAAGGCCGTATCCCAGGCCGAGTCCTCCGGCAAGAAACTGCGCCTGATCGTCTTCCCGGCCAATTACTTCCCCGGCTCCGACACGGCGGGCCTCGCGAAACTCACGTCGTTCGCCACGGGACGCGGGACCGACCTGCTCATCCACTACCCGGCCACCGGCACCGAGGTGCCCAAGAGCACCCTGATCGCCTCGACGGGGCAGTCCTACGACTACCGGCGCACCCACCACAAGCGCGGCGAAAAGCTCCCCGAGGACCGGCTGTCGGACGACTACCTCGTCATCGACCGCGACTACGCCAGGCTCGCCCTCATGCAGGACGTCGACATGATGCCGCCCGAGACCGCCCAGGTCCTCGCCCGTATGGGAGTCGACGTCGTCGCGATGAACACCGACTGGCGCGATCCGGTCCGCAGCGCCCTCTGGAAGAGCCGCACCGGCGACTACCTGCACATCGTCACAGCCAACAAGTCCGGCCCGGAGGGGATCTACCTCGGCGGCTACAAGGCGGACCCCAGCTTCACCGAGGACGAGGGCATCGTGATCCGCGACATCACCACCGGCGACGTCCGCGCCAAGCCCTCGGCCCGCTTCTTCGACCCCACCACCATCCTTGAGCCGTGCCGGGAAGAAGCACACACCTGCTAG